In the Arthrobacter sp. CDRTa11 genome, ATCCATGCCCCGGTGGAAAGTGTGGCGATGGTTCCGTTGCCCAGGCCCTTGTACCACTCATCGCTCCAGGAACTGATGGGGGCAAGGAGGTCCTCGTCGATGAGCTTTTGCCAGGTCTCGGCGAACTTCTTTGACCCGTCGTCGGAGAAATTGACGGTTACGTCGTTGCCGCTGACCTTGTATGGCTTTCCGCCGGCCTGCCAGATCATGCTGGTGGTGAAGCCTGCGTCGCCGGTGTCGTTGGCAATGTAGGCGTTCGGATCGGCTTTCTTCAGTGCGCGGCCGGCTTCCAGGAACTCGTCCCAGGTCTTGGGTACTTCGATGCCGTGCTTGGCGAACAGTTCCTTGTTGTAGAACATGGCCATGGGGCCGGAGTCCATGGGCAGGCCGTAGACCCCGCCTGCCGCCTGGACCGATGCCCACGGTCCCGGCGTGAACGTGTCCTTCAGGTCCGAGGCGCCGAACTGGCCAAGATCGGCGACGGACTTGGCCAGGGAGAACTGCGGCAGTGCGTAGTACTCCACCTGGGCAACATCGGGAACACCGGAACCGGCCGAAATCGCGTTCTGCAGGGCCGTGTACTGGTCGTTTCCGGTGCCGGCGTTGACCAGTTCCACGTCCACATTGGGGTATTTCGCTTCGAAGCCTTCAACGACCTTCTTCAGCGTTGGCTCCCACGCCCATACGGTCAGCTTTCCTCCTTTTTGCAGGGCTTCCTCGACGGCGTCGCTGGTCACCGTCTGCTGGGCGGCGGGGGCGGCGGCGCCACAACCGCTCAGGCCCAGGGCGAGTGCGGCGGCAACTCCCACGGCCGAGCTCTGCAGCAGGCCGCGCCGGGTCAGGGTTTTGTTCATGGTTTTCCTTCTGATTGCCTCGTTGATACGGGTGGGGGAGTGCGGGTTATTCTTTGACGCTTCCGGCCGCCAGGCCTGATTGCCAGTACCGCTGCAGGAGCAGGAACGCGGCGATGAGGGGCAGGATGGTGAGCATTGATCCGGTGATGACCAGGTTGAAGATGGCCTCGCCGCCGGCGGTGGCCGCCTGGG is a window encoding:
- a CDS encoding ABC transporter substrate-binding protein — encoded protein: MNKTLTRRGLLQSSAVGVAAALALGLSGCGAAAPAAQQTVTSDAVEEALQKGGKLTVWAWEPTLKKVVEGFEAKYPNVDVELVNAGTGNDQYTALQNAISAGSGVPDVAQVEYYALPQFSLAKSVADLGQFGASDLKDTFTPGPWASVQAAGGVYGLPMDSGPMAMFYNKELFAKHGIEVPKTWDEFLEAGRALKKADPNAYIANDTGDAGFTTSMIWQAGGKPYKVSGNDVTVNFSDDGSKKFAETWQKLIDEDLLAPISSWSDEWYKGLGNGTIATLSTGAWMPGNLSSGVAEGAGKWSVAPLPQWKEGGKSSSENGGSSLAIPAASSQAALAYGFLKYSNVEDGVKTRIDGGSFPATAKEISSPEFLNAEFAYFGGQQANKIFAESAQNVVQGWSYLPFQVYANSIFNDTVGQAYVSDTKLVDGLADWQKASAKYGTEQGFTVKE